A window from uncultured Desulfobacter sp. encodes these proteins:
- the urtE gene encoding urea ABC transporter ATP-binding subunit UrtE — protein MLTIENLNQYYGESHTLWDLSLSIKEKCCTCLMGRNGVGKTTLLNCIMGLIPVKSGSISFKGDNIIKKRAEHRAGLGIGYVPQGRQIFPLMTVEENLTIGLTTAGKGKKIPDLVFELFPVLKEMLKRRGGDLSGGQQQQLAIGRALVLDPTLLILDEPCEGIQPNIVQEIGDIIRRLVQEVDMTVLLVEQKLHFVKQTADHFFIMDRGRLMADGNISQLNEELISKYLTV, from the coding sequence ATGCTTACAATAGAAAACCTGAACCAGTATTACGGTGAAAGCCATACCCTGTGGGACCTTTCGCTTTCGATCAAGGAGAAATGCTGCACCTGCCTGATGGGCAGAAACGGGGTGGGCAAAACAACATTACTCAACTGCATCATGGGCCTTATTCCCGTTAAAAGCGGCAGTATATCCTTTAAGGGCGACAATATCATAAAAAAAAGAGCCGAACACCGGGCAGGCCTGGGCATTGGCTATGTTCCCCAGGGCCGCCAGATTTTTCCGCTCATGACCGTTGAAGAGAACCTGACCATCGGCCTGACCACCGCCGGAAAGGGGAAAAAAATTCCAGACCTGGTTTTTGAGCTTTTTCCTGTGTTAAAAGAGATGTTGAAACGCCGGGGCGGGGATCTTTCGGGTGGGCAGCAGCAGCAGCTCGCCATTGGAAGGGCATTGGTGCTGGACCCCACCCTGCTGATCCTGGATGAACCCTGTGAAGGCATCCAGCCCAACATTGTCCAGGAGATTGGTGATATTATTAGAAGATTGGTTCAGGAGGTGGATATGACCGTACTTTTGGTGGAACAAAAACTTCACTTTGTCAAACAGACGGCAGATCACTTTTTTATCATGGACCGAGGACGGCTCATGGCCGACGGCAATATTTCACAGCTGAACGAAGAATTGATCAGCAAATATCTGACCGTATAA
- the urtD gene encoding urea ABC transporter ATP-binding protein UrtD, with product MIQPIKAFREFWPRDRVFDFLIPDVPPVLDTSHKVILYLEGISVSFDGFKAINDLNLYVDEGELRCIIGPNGAGKTTMMDIITGKTRPDSGVAWFGQTINLLKHTEPEIAEAGIGRKFQKPTVFEEHTVYENLELAMAADKRVLPTLFSTLSGEQRDMIDQTLKIVGLSEAFKTRAGALSHGQKQWLEIGMLLMQKPVLMLVDEPVAGMTRQEMEKTAELLTSLAGTRSIIVVEHDMDFVRSIAKKVTVLHQGSILAEGNMDEIQNNQKVREVYLGE from the coding sequence ATGATTCAACCGATAAAAGCCTTCCGGGAATTCTGGCCACGGGATCGTGTGTTTGATTTTTTAATCCCTGATGTCCCGCCCGTTCTGGACACCAGTCACAAGGTCATTCTGTACCTTGAAGGGATCAGCGTCAGCTTTGACGGATTTAAAGCCATCAATGACCTGAATCTCTATGTGGATGAAGGGGAGCTGCGCTGTATTATCGGTCCCAACGGCGCCGGAAAGACCACCATGATGGACATCATCACCGGGAAAACCCGACCCGATTCCGGTGTTGCCTGGTTCGGCCAGACCATCAACCTGTTAAAGCATACGGAGCCTGAAATAGCAGAGGCCGGCATCGGCAGAAAATTTCAAAAGCCCACCGTATTTGAGGAGCATACCGTTTACGAGAATCTTGAACTTGCCATGGCAGCGGACAAACGGGTACTTCCCACACTGTTTTCAACACTGTCGGGCGAGCAGCGGGACATGATCGACCAGACCCTTAAAATCGTTGGTCTGTCAGAAGCCTTTAAAACACGGGCAGGCGCCCTTTCCCACGGCCAGAAGCAATGGCTTGAAATCGGGATGCTCTTAATGCAGAAACCCGTCCTGATGCTGGTGGACGAACCGGTGGCGGGCATGACCCGCCAGGAGATGGAAAAAACCGCCGAACTTCTGACCTCCCTTGCCGGCACACGTTCAATCATCGTTGTTGAACATGACATGGATTTTGTCAGGTCCATTGCAAAAAAAGTAACGGTGCTTCACCAGGGATCCATCCTGGCCGAAGGCAACATGGACGAGATCCAAAACAATCAAAAGGTCCGGGAAGTCTACCTGGGAGAATAA
- the urtC gene encoding urea ABC transporter permease subunit UrtC: MKRLSFIFDDRLGLPLLLALGAAMVLVPTLNLMVPETSFFHVSTFTMSLWGKYLTYAMLALAVDIVWGYLGILSLGHGVFFGLGGYAMGMYLMRQIGTRGEYGHPILPDFMVFLNWDKLPWFWHGFDMFPFAAVMIILIPCLLAFVFGWFAFKSRVTGVYLSIITQALTFSFMLAFFRNEMGFGGNNGLTDFKDLLGFSLLNDQAKAALFAVTAGVLILAYIACRYLVSSKLGRVLAAIRDAEDRVRFCGYNVENVKLWIFVFSAAIAGIAGALYVPQVGIINPSEFSPINSIEIVVWVAVGGRGTLYGAVAGALAVNWAKSYLTGALPDAWLFALGALFIVVTIFLPKGIAGLIRLKKEAA, encoded by the coding sequence ATGAAACGTTTATCCTTTATTTTTGATGACCGGCTGGGTCTCCCGCTTCTCCTGGCACTGGGTGCCGCCATGGTGCTGGTGCCGACGCTGAACCTGATGGTGCCGGAAACTAGTTTTTTCCATGTCTCCACATTTACCATGTCCCTGTGGGGAAAATACCTGACCTATGCCATGCTGGCCCTTGCGGTGGACATTGTGTGGGGGTATCTGGGTATTTTAAGTCTGGGCCATGGGGTTTTCTTTGGACTGGGCGGCTATGCCATGGGCATGTATCTCATGCGCCAGATCGGCACAAGGGGCGAATACGGCCACCCCATTCTCCCGGATTTCATGGTATTTTTGAACTGGGACAAGCTGCCCTGGTTCTGGCACGGGTTTGACATGTTCCCCTTTGCCGCGGTCATGATTATACTGATCCCCTGCCTGCTGGCCTTTGTCTTCGGTTGGTTTGCCTTTAAATCAAGGGTTACCGGGGTTTATCTCTCGATCATCACCCAGGCATTAACCTTTTCGTTCATGCTGGCCTTTTTCAGAAACGAAATGGGATTCGGCGGCAACAACGGCCTGACCGACTTTAAGGATCTCTTAGGATTCTCGCTGCTCAATGACCAAGCCAAAGCCGCGCTTTTTGCCGTCACGGCCGGGGTTTTGATCCTTGCCTACATTGCCTGCCGGTATCTGGTCTCCTCAAAACTTGGACGGGTCCTGGCGGCCATACGGGACGCCGAAGACCGGGTAAGGTTTTGCGGGTACAATGTTGAAAATGTAAAACTGTGGATCTTTGTCTTTTCCGCCGCCATTGCCGGTATAGCCGGCGCCTTGTATGTCCCCCAGGTGGGCATCATCAACCCGTCGGAATTTTCCCCGATCAACTCCATTGAAATTGTGGTCTGGGTGGCCGTGGGCGGCAGGGGAACCCTGTACGGTGCGGTTGCAGGGGCCCTGGCGGTCAACTGGGCCAAAAGTTATTTGACCGGTGCCCTGCCCGATGCCTGGTTGTTTGCCCTGGGCGCACTTTTTATTGTGGTAACGATTTTTCTTCCCAAGGGGATTGCAGGCCTGATCCGGCTTAAAAAGGAGGCCGCATGA
- a CDS encoding sugar phosphorylase, whose translation MNNTSLNAPACLYDKVRKLLEIIYPGQAPDALTRKAIAFFEPIHESLDDGCESTPPLWSEKDIALLTYGNSLVEEEERPLRTLDHFLGEVTRDRFSIVHILPFFPYSSDDGFAVMDYYTVNPSLGDWGDIRKIAARCRLMADLVVNHTSSRCRWFENFKKGLHPGKDYYVTVEPGSDLSKVIRPRTSPLLREITTPDGPRHVWCTFGHDQVDLNFKNPDVLMEFLAIIRHYLDNGVEVFRLDAVAFLWKEVCTTCLHLGQTHKIVKLMRILIQAHNPRAIIITETNVPARENLSYFGIGDEAQVIYNFPLPPFLLNTMVTGNSKGITDWLKAMPDTMEATTCLNFIASHDGIGLRPVEDYFSRQEMTQLIELMKAFGGKISTRALNDHKDNPYEINISLWDAMRGTIHRREGYLQFERFVCAHTIMLGLKGIPAIYIHSLLGTSNDYERRENLQSNRAVNRHIWDYPELRKRLDDSDDYHHRVFSALCRLVDKRKQQASFHPDAGQRTFNINRKIVAFQRRPNDDRNAPALFCIHNITDQAVIIPPKDLPEPWRRPGVDLISATPVQLDTGLTLTPYQSMWIKKNTTPTS comes from the coding sequence ATGAACAATACCAGCCTTAACGCACCGGCCTGCCTGTACGACAAGGTCAGGAAGCTTCTTGAAATCATTTATCCCGGGCAGGCCCCGGACGCCCTGACCCGAAAGGCCATTGCCTTTTTCGAACCGATTCACGAATCCCTGGATGACGGCTGTGAATCCACGCCCCCCCTGTGGTCTGAAAAGGACATTGCCCTGCTCACCTACGGCAATTCCCTGGTGGAAGAAGAAGAACGCCCCTTAAGAACACTTGACCACTTTCTTGGGGAAGTGACCCGGGACCGGTTCTCCATTGTCCATATTTTGCCCTTTTTTCCCTATTCCTCGGATGACGGATTTGCGGTGATGGATTATTACACGGTAAATCCCAGCCTGGGAGACTGGGGGGATATTCGAAAAATTGCAGCGCGGTGCCGGCTCATGGCCGATCTTGTGGTCAATCATACGTCATCCCGGTGCAGGTGGTTTGAAAATTTTAAAAAAGGCCTCCACCCGGGAAAAGATTATTATGTCACCGTGGAACCGGGAAGTGATCTTTCCAAAGTGATCCGGCCCAGAACCTCTCCCCTGCTGAGAGAGATCACAACACCGGACGGCCCCCGGCACGTCTGGTGCACCTTCGGCCATGACCAGGTGGACCTGAATTTTAAAAACCCCGACGTCCTCATGGAATTTCTGGCCATTATCCGCCATTACCTGGATAACGGGGTAGAGGTATTCCGGCTGGATGCCGTGGCGTTTTTATGGAAGGAGGTCTGCACCACCTGCCTTCACCTGGGCCAGACCCACAAAATCGTCAAACTCATGCGCATCCTGATCCAGGCCCACAACCCAAGGGCCATCATTATCACGGAGACCAACGTGCCGGCCCGGGAAAACCTCTCCTATTTCGGCATCGGGGACGAAGCCCAGGTGATTTACAACTTTCCCTTGCCCCCGTTTTTACTCAACACCATGGTCACGGGCAACAGCAAAGGGATTACGGATTGGCTGAAAGCCATGCCCGACACCATGGAAGCCACCACCTGCCTGAACTTCATCGCCTCCCACGACGGCATTGGCCTGCGGCCGGTGGAAGATTATTTTTCCCGACAGGAGATGACCCAGCTCATTGAGCTGATGAAGGCCTTCGGCGGCAAAATCTCCACCCGGGCACTCAATGACCACAAGGACAACCCCTACGAGATCAATATCAGCCTCTGGGATGCCATGCGAGGAACGATTCACCGCCGGGAAGGCTATCTCCAATTCGAACGATTCGTCTGTGCCCACACCATCATGCTGGGTCTCAAAGGCATCCCGGCCATTTATATCCACAGTCTGCTGGGCACATCAAATGACTACGAACGCAGGGAAAACCTGCAGTCCAACCGGGCCGTCAACCGCCATATCTGGGACTATCCGGAGCTGCGTAAAAGACTCGATGATTCTGACGATTACCACCACCGGGTATTTTCTGCCCTTTGCCGACTTGTGGACAAACGAAAACAGCAGGCGTCCTTTCACCCGGATGCCGGACAGAGGACCTTCAACATCAACCGCAAAATTGTGGCATTCCAGCGCAGACCCAATGACGATCGAAACGCCCCTGCCCTGTTCTGCATTCACAACATCACGGACCAGGCCGTCATCATCCCCCCAAAAGATCTGCCGGAACCATGGCGGCGGCCGGGTGTGGATCTAATTTCAGCAACCCCCGTACAGCTTGACACGGGACTGACGCTCACCCCCTACCAATCCATGTGGATCAAAAAGAATACAACCCCAACATCTTAG
- the urtA gene encoding urea ABC transporter substrate-binding protein: MAKDTIKIGVLHSLSGTMAISETTLKDTILMLVDEQNKKGGLLGKQIEAVVVDPASNWPLFAEKARELIEKDKVAAVFGCWTSVSRKSVLPVFEELNNLLFYPVQYEGEESSKNVFYTGAAPNQQAIPAVDYLMNEIGVKRWVLAGTDYVYPRTTNKILQAYLKNKGVADADIMINYTPFGHSDWQSIVADIKKFGTAGKKTAVVSTINGDANVPFYKELGNQGITADNIPVIAFSVGEEELSGIDTKPLVGHLAAWNYFMSVDDPANDEFIENWHQFIKNDKRVTNDPMEAHYIGFNMWVKAVEKAGTTDPDAVQDAIIGVTVPNLTGGYSAMMPNHHITKPVLIGEIQEDGQFEVVWQTPGLVVGDAWSDFLPGSKDLISDWRAPLRNGNFKVTK; encoded by the coding sequence TTGGCTAAAGACACCATTAAAATTGGGGTGCTTCACTCCTTGTCCGGCACCATGGCCATCAGCGAGACCACATTAAAAGACACGATTTTGATGCTGGTGGACGAACAAAACAAAAAAGGCGGCCTTCTGGGCAAACAAATTGAAGCCGTCGTGGTTGACCCCGCCTCCAACTGGCCGCTGTTTGCCGAAAAGGCAAGGGAGCTGATCGAAAAAGACAAAGTGGCCGCCGTATTCGGATGCTGGACCTCCGTATCCAGAAAATCAGTCCTTCCCGTGTTTGAAGAGCTGAACAATCTGCTGTTCTACCCGGTTCAATATGAGGGTGAAGAGTCCTCCAAAAATGTGTTCTATACCGGTGCCGCACCGAACCAGCAGGCCATCCCCGCCGTTGACTACCTGATGAATGAAATCGGCGTTAAACGCTGGGTCCTTGCCGGAACCGATTATGTTTACCCCAGAACCACCAACAAAATTCTCCAGGCATATCTGAAAAACAAAGGGGTAGCCGATGCCGATATCATGATCAATTACACCCCATTTGGTCACTCTGACTGGCAGTCCATTGTTGCCGACATTAAAAAATTCGGCACCGCCGGCAAGAAAACCGCTGTGGTATCCACCATCAACGGTGACGCCAATGTCCCCTTTTACAAAGAACTTGGAAACCAGGGCATCACCGCCGACAACATCCCGGTTATTGCCTTTTCCGTGGGTGAAGAAGAGCTTTCCGGTATCGACACCAAACCGCTGGTGGGCCACCTTGCCGCCTGGAACTATTTCATGAGCGTTGACGACCCTGCCAATGATGAATTTATCGAAAACTGGCATCAATTTATCAAAAACGACAAACGGGTGACCAATGACCCCATGGAAGCGCACTACATCGGTTTCAACATGTGGGTGAAAGCCGTTGAAAAAGCTGGCACCACAGATCCTGATGCGGTCCAGGACGCGATCATCGGCGTAACCGTACCCAACCTAACCGGTGGTTACTCTGCCATGATGCCCAACCATCATATCACCAAACCCGTCCTCATCGGAGAAATCCAGGAAGACGGCCAGTTTGAAGTGGTTTGGCAGACCCCGGGGTTAGTGGTTGGCGATGCATGGTCAGACTTTCTGCCCGGTTCCAAAGACCTGATCTCCGACTGGCGGGCACCTTTGAGAAACGGCAACTTCAAGGTAACCAAATAA
- a CDS encoding ABC transporter ATP-binding protein/permease, which translates to MNSSDISGFSRLDLNLWKEYLDIAQEFWLPQSLKSRTRFIAMLCLLMAFVASLLFLFVAAITIATHAFVPEFVTKTAPGLVNWIQGIIHSRLVWMFAAGFLIPTLVFSAYSKKLKGFFLPWGILGVLLLLSFTVSGLNVVLSYVGRFFQTALAQKNEPTFWRFLYVYASVFVIGTPIVVIYSYIRKKLGLFWREWITTSFIDNYLKNRAYYDLTTSKEIDNPDQRLAEDLREFTVTSLSFLLIILGAIIDLVAFTGILWSISRLLSGILFVYAIFGTLITIFIGKRLVGLNYNQLRKEADFRYGLIHIRDNAESIAFYQGEKGEKEQIAKRFKAVLKNFNFLIGWQRNLDFFTTGYNYLVIILPAMIVAPMYFAGKVEFGEISQASFAFGQVLSAFSIIVQYFDSISAFAAGINRVSTFKDRLFRASGSKISENDTDQTRIQRIAKETIRVQNLTLQTPDYKRTLIQNLNIDLDSGRNILIMGHSGAGKSSLLRGIAGLWASGAGTIEHPPADKVMFLPQKPYMVLGSLREQIEYPSGTHLDDNQIKAVMEKVNLTDLYQKLQGAAGDNSFLDVENNWEEMLSQGEQQRLAFARLLITRPKFAILDEATSALDVDNEKALYNTLSQLNITYISVGHRPTLTAYHGKILFIQGDGGWEIREPSH; encoded by the coding sequence ATGAATTCCAGTGATATCTCCGGTTTCTCGAGACTGGATCTTAATTTATGGAAGGAATACCTGGACATTGCCCAGGAATTCTGGCTGCCCCAAAGCCTTAAAAGCAGGACCCGGTTTATTGCGATGCTGTGTCTTTTGATGGCCTTTGTGGCATCGCTGCTTTTTTTGTTCGTTGCCGCGATCACAATCGCCACCCATGCATTTGTTCCTGAATTTGTCACCAAAACGGCACCGGGCCTGGTAAACTGGATACAGGGGATTATCCACTCCCGGCTGGTCTGGATGTTTGCTGCCGGATTCTTAATTCCGACGCTGGTTTTCAGTGCCTACTCAAAAAAGCTGAAAGGCTTCTTTTTGCCCTGGGGCATCCTCGGGGTGCTGCTTCTGTTATCATTCACGGTGTCGGGGCTCAATGTGGTGCTAAGCTATGTGGGCCGTTTCTTCCAGACCGCCCTGGCCCAGAAGAACGAACCCACGTTCTGGCGGTTCCTTTACGTCTATGCCTCCGTGTTTGTGATCGGCACCCCCATTGTGGTGATCTACTCATACATCAGAAAAAAACTGGGGCTGTTCTGGCGGGAGTGGATCACCACCAGCTTCATCGACAATTATCTGAAGAACCGGGCATACTACGACCTGACCACCAGCAAGGAGATCGACAACCCGGACCAGCGGCTGGCCGAGGATTTAAGGGAATTTACGGTGACCAGTTTAAGTTTTCTGCTGATCATCCTGGGCGCCATCATTGACCTTGTGGCCTTTACCGGCATTTTGTGGTCCATTTCCAGGCTGTTGTCCGGCATTCTTTTTGTCTATGCCATTTTCGGCACATTGATCACCATATTTATAGGCAAGCGACTGGTGGGTCTCAACTACAACCAGCTGCGCAAGGAAGCCGATTTCAGGTACGGCCTGATCCACATCCGGGACAATGCCGAATCCATCGCCTTTTACCAGGGGGAAAAAGGAGAAAAGGAACAGATTGCCAAACGGTTCAAAGCAGTGCTGAAAAACTTTAATTTTCTCATCGGATGGCAGCGGAATCTTGATTTTTTCACCACCGGATACAATTACCTGGTTATCATCCTGCCGGCCATGATTGTGGCCCCCATGTATTTTGCGGGCAAGGTGGAATTTGGTGAGATCTCCCAGGCATCCTTCGCCTTTGGTCAGGTATTGAGCGCCTTTTCCATTATCGTCCAGTATTTTGACAGCATCAGCGCCTTTGCCGCCGGTATCAACCGTGTCTCCACATTCAAGGATCGGCTTTTCAGGGCCTCCGGATCAAAAATTTCGGAAAATGATACCGACCAGACCCGGATTCAGCGAATTGCCAAAGAGACCATCCGGGTGCAGAATCTGACTCTGCAGACCCCGGATTATAAACGAACCCTGATCCAAAATCTGAACATTGACCTTGATTCGGGTAGAAACATCCTGATCATGGGCCATTCCGGTGCCGGCAAAAGTTCTCTGCTCCGGGGCATTGCAGGCCTCTGGGCCTCTGGCGCAGGCACCATTGAACACCCGCCGGCGGATAAGGTTATGTTTCTGCCCCAGAAACCCTATATGGTACTGGGCAGCCTGCGCGAACAGATAGAGTACCCCAGCGGGACACACCTGGACGACAATCAGATCAAAGCGGTCATGGAGAAGGTGAATCTCACGGATCTGTACCAGAAACTGCAGGGAGCCGCCGGAGACAACTCTTTTCTGGACGTGGAAAACAACTGGGAAGAGATGCTTTCCCAGGGCGAGCAGCAGCGGCTGGCCTTTGCCAGACTTTTGATTACACGACCAAAGTTCGCCATTCTGGACGAAGCCACATCCGCTTTGGACGTGGACAACGAAAAGGCCTTGTACAACACCTTGTCACAACTTAACATCACCTACATCAGCGTGGGCCACCGCCCAACCTTAACGGCCTATCACGGCAAAATCCTGTTCATACAGGGTGACGGCGGATGGGAAATCCGGGAACCATCACATTAA
- a CDS encoding IS1634 family transposase: METVKVERIDHLGIVAGVIKDLKIIEMIDSRIPKDEKENISAGEAIAGMVLNGLGFSNRPLSLTPQFFENKPLDVLFRPGVQASDFNHYKLGRSLDDAVDYSSELLFTEIASSTCRSESIHLLFNHLDTSSFSLTGEYLPDSDEHAIKITHGYSKDHRPDLKQAVLELMVSQDGGIPILCKCWDGNASDNTVFKERSSELVRQFKASDTPRYLIMDSKGYTESNASNLKDIPFITRILGTLFIVKTVIEQALKWDLWAEINDDYQYQTLELGHYGIDQRWLIIRSKGALERAVKSVERTISKEKERAEKQLFHLQAQRFDSEAEAMTVLQELSDKWKYHLVDTIEFKQHIKYAVKGRPTPDTPIKSIKLQINVDLKVNQEKVDQDRDQKSCFVLGTSIPRFQLSDEDVFWGYKGQSKVENGFRFIKDPLFFASSLFVKKPSRVEGMLMVMTLSLLIYSIAQRRMRNELKRLETTLPNQIGKPVQNPTLRWIFQQMEGIDCVNIFHKEGEVHRLISGLNDIRRKILTLFGQTVSEIYQISFE, translated from the coding sequence TTGGAAACTGTTAAAGTAGAACGTATTGACCACTTGGGTATTGTTGCTGGCGTTATCAAGGATTTGAAAATCATCGAAATGATTGACTCTCGCATACCAAAAGATGAGAAGGAAAATATCAGTGCCGGAGAAGCTATTGCCGGCATGGTTCTCAATGGGCTGGGTTTTTCCAATCGGCCGCTGTCGCTGACGCCTCAATTTTTCGAAAACAAGCCGCTGGATGTTTTGTTCCGTCCCGGGGTGCAAGCCTCGGACTTCAATCACTACAAGCTCGGGCGCAGTCTTGATGATGCGGTCGACTACAGCTCTGAACTGCTTTTCACCGAAATCGCCTCATCTACCTGTCGGTCGGAAAGTATCCATTTACTTTTCAACCATCTGGATACTTCATCTTTTTCATTGACCGGGGAGTATCTTCCTGATTCGGATGAACATGCCATCAAAATAACTCATGGTTACTCCAAAGACCACCGTCCTGATTTGAAACAGGCTGTGCTGGAGCTGATGGTATCCCAGGATGGTGGTATTCCCATTTTGTGTAAGTGCTGGGACGGGAATGCTTCGGATAATACCGTTTTCAAAGAACGCAGCAGTGAACTCGTTCGTCAGTTCAAAGCAAGCGATACCCCTCGTTACCTGATTATGGATTCGAAAGGATATACCGAATCCAATGCTTCCAACTTGAAAGATATCCCGTTTATCACCCGCATCCTGGGAACCCTTTTCATTGTGAAGACCGTCATCGAACAGGCCCTAAAATGGGACCTGTGGGCGGAGATTAACGATGATTATCAGTACCAGACGTTGGAGTTAGGGCATTATGGAATTGATCAACGTTGGTTGATCATTCGATCCAAAGGGGCTCTGGAGCGCGCGGTCAAGAGCGTTGAAAGAACTATTTCAAAAGAGAAGGAACGTGCGGAAAAGCAACTCTTCCATCTTCAGGCCCAACGATTTGACTCGGAAGCCGAAGCAATGACGGTCCTCCAAGAACTCAGTGATAAATGGAAGTATCATCTGGTTGACACTATTGAGTTTAAACAGCACATCAAATATGCCGTCAAAGGTAGACCAACGCCGGATACCCCGATCAAATCAATTAAATTGCAAATCAATGTGGACTTAAAGGTCAATCAAGAAAAAGTCGATCAAGACCGCGATCAGAAATCCTGTTTTGTTCTTGGGACCTCAATTCCAAGATTCCAGTTGAGCGACGAAGATGTATTTTGGGGATATAAAGGCCAGTCTAAGGTCGAGAATGGCTTCCGATTTATCAAAGACCCTTTATTTTTTGCATCGTCGCTGTTTGTCAAAAAGCCATCTCGTGTCGAAGGAATGTTGATGGTGATGACCTTATCATTACTAATTTACTCCATTGCCCAGCGTCGCATGCGGAATGAATTGAAGCGCCTTGAAACAACACTGCCCAATCAGATTGGGAAACCCGTTCAAAACCCCACTCTTCGCTGGATTTTTCAACAAATGGAAGGTATAGACTGTGTGAATATTTTTCATAAAGAGGGCGAAGTACACCGTCTTATCAGTGGGTTAAATGACATACGGAGAAAAATATTAACTCTTTTTGGACAGACCGTATCAGAAATATATCAAATTTCTTTTGAATAG
- the urtB gene encoding urea ABC transporter permease subunit UrtB — translation MFTSPNKRFSTLLFTLAFAMLTACFSVYSPNAAASAFEEGLEKLTQNNFNHKIQGLEQIFQSKDPQVGKLFSALLDGDLYYTKVGNEVVYASKKDGEYTATGVLSNELTQQIGSRSIQKIGINNKIRKKLKGWLSLLQLYHGTPRERADAVYRILGMLNPEMVETLNGLYNEESDGPLKEALATAIALDTLETGDKTAQLSALSQLEGSLQPAVKNRVIKVLDKEKDGDIQKKARKTLQSIESKIAFYGFLETLFFGLSAGSILVLAAIGLAITFGVIGVINMAHGELIMIGAYTTWVIQQMMPNHLGLAICLAVPGAFLVSALSGIAIERSIIRFLYGRPLETLLATFGVSLVLQQAVRSIFSPLNRAVSTPEWMSGSLVLNPVLSLTMNRIVIFFFCLLVFGALFLIMKKTSLGLQVRAVSQNRNMARAMGVPASRVDALTFGLGSGIAGVAGVALSQLTNVGPNLGQAYIIDSFMVVVFGGVGNLWGTMLAGLTLGTANKFIEPFAGAVLAKIIVLVFIILFIQKRPQGLFPQKGRAAG, via the coding sequence ATGTTTACTTCTCCAAATAAGCGTTTTTCCACCCTGCTTTTTACCCTGGCTTTTGCAATGCTCACGGCATGCTTTTCGGTTTATTCTCCAAATGCGGCAGCCAGCGCCTTTGAAGAGGGCCTTGAAAAGCTTACCCAGAATAATTTTAACCACAAGATCCAGGGACTTGAGCAGATCTTTCAAAGTAAAGATCCCCAGGTGGGAAAACTTTTCTCGGCCCTGCTTGACGGCGATCTTTACTACACCAAAGTCGGTAACGAGGTGGTGTACGCCTCAAAAAAAGACGGCGAATATACCGCCACCGGCGTGCTGTCAAACGAGTTAACACAGCAGATCGGCAGCAGAAGCATCCAAAAAATCGGCATCAACAATAAAATCAGAAAAAAGCTGAAAGGCTGGCTTTCACTGCTTCAACTTTACCATGGCACCCCCCGGGAACGGGCCGATGCAGTCTACCGAATCCTTGGGATGTTGAACCCGGAGATGGTAGAGACACTAAACGGTCTTTACAATGAAGAATCCGATGGACCTTTAAAAGAAGCACTTGCAACGGCCATCGCCCTGGATACCCTGGAGACCGGAGACAAAACCGCGCAACTGTCAGCCCTCTCCCAACTGGAAGGCAGCCTTCAACCGGCCGTCAAGAATAGAGTGATCAAAGTTCTGGACAAAGAAAAGGACGGGGACATTCAAAAGAAAGCCCGGAAAACCCTCCAGAGCATTGAGTCAAAGATTGCGTTTTACGGATTTTTAGAAACCCTCTTTTTTGGACTGAGCGCAGGTTCCATCCTGGTCCTTGCGGCCATCGGTCTGGCCATCACCTTCGGGGTGATCGGCGTGATCAACATGGCCCACGGGGAATTGATCATGATCGGGGCCTATACCACCTGGGTGATCCAGCAGATGATGCCCAACCACCTGGGGCTGGCCATCTGCCTGGCCGTGCCGGGTGCATTCCTGGTATCGGCCCTGTCCGGCATTGCCATTGAACGGTCCATCATCCGGTTTCTCTACGGCCGCCCCCTTGAGACGTTGTTAGCCACCTTCGGCGTCAGCCTGGTGCTGCAGCAGGCGGTTCGGTCCATATTTTCACCGCTGAACCGGGCCGTAAGTACGCCGGAGTGGATGAGCGGATCCCTGGTGTTAAATCCGGTCCTTTCCCTGACCATGAACCGCATTGTCATCTTCTTTTTTTGCCTCTTGGTGTTTGGTGCCCTGTTTTTGATCATGAAAAAAACCTCCCTGGGCCTTCAGGTCCGGGCGGTCTCCCAGAATCGGAACATGGCCAGGGCCATGGGGGTGCCTGCCTCCCGGGTGGATGCCCTGACCTTCGGGCTTGGATCGGGCATTGCCGGCGTGGCCGGGGTGGCCCTGAGCCAGCTGACCAATGTCGGTCCCAACCTTGGCCAGGCCTATATCATTGACTCGTTCATGGTCGTGGTGTTCGGCGGTGTGGGCAATCTTTGGGGAACCATGCTCGCCGGCTTAACCCTTGGCACGGCCAATAAATTCATTGAACCCTTTGCCGGGGCCGTGCTGGCCAAAATTATTGTTCTGGTGTTCATTATTCTCTTTATTCAAAAACGCCCCCAGGGGCTTTTCCCCCAGAAAGGGAGGGCTGCAGGCTAA